Proteins encoded by one window of Gouania willdenowi chromosome 4, fGouWil2.1, whole genome shotgun sequence:
- the LOC114462543 gene encoding tubulin alpha chain-like, whose amino-acid sequence MREIISIHVGQAGVQIGNSCWELFCLEHGIQPNGQVLSNQESGGGDDSFNTFFSETGTGKRVPRALYVDLEPTVIDEVRTGTYRQLFHPDQLITGKEDAANNYARGHYTIGKEIIELVMDRTRKMADQCTGLQGFLIYHSFGGGSGSGFTSLLMERLSVDYGKKAKLEFAVYPSPQISTAVVEPYNSILTTHTTLEHSDCAFMVDNEAIYDICQRNLDIKHPSYPNLNRLMSQTVSSITSSLRFDGALNVDLTEFQTNLVPYPRIHFPMATYAPVISAEKAYHEQLSVSEITNACFEPANQMVKCDPRHGKYMACCLLYRGDVAPKDVNAAIAAIKTKRSIQFVDWCPTGFKVGINYQPPSVVPGGDVAKVQRAVCMLSNTTAISEAWARLNYKFDLMYAKRAFVHWYVGEGMEEGEFSEAREDMAALEKDYEEVGADSVEDEGEEGEEY is encoded by the exons aTG CGTGAGATTATTTCTATTCATGTGGGCCAAGCTGGAGTCCAGATCGGTAATTCCTGCTGGGAACTTTTCTGTCTGGAGCATGGGATTCAGCCAAACGGACAGGTGCTTTCAAACCAGGAATCTGGAGGAGGAGACGACTCCTTCAACACCTTCTTCAGTGAAACTGGGACAGGGAAACGTGTCCCCAGAGCGCTTTATGTAGACCTGGAGCCTACTGTCATCG ATGAAGTGCGAACAGGAACGTACCGTCAGctgtttcatccagatcagctCATCACAGGAAAAGAGGATGCTGCCAACAACTATGCCCGAGGACACTACACCATTGGGAAAGAGATCATAGAACTTGTTATGGATAGGACTCGTAAAATG gcggATCAGTGCACTGGCCTGCAGGGATTTCTCATCTACCACTCCTTTGGTGGAGGCAGTGGCTCTGGTTTCACCTCCTTGCTGATGGAGAGGCTCTCTGTTGACTATGGTAAAAAGGCCAAGCTTGAGTTTGCTGTCTACCCATCACCCCAGATTTCCACTGCTGTAGTTGAGCCTTACAACTCCATCCTGACCACCCACACCACCTTGGAGCACTCAGACTGTGCCTTCATGGTGGACAACGAGGCCATCTACGACATCTGCCAGAGGAACCTTGATATTAAGCACCCTTCATACCCTAATCTTAACCGTCTCATGAGCCAGACCGTCTCATCAATCACATCTTCTCTTCGTTTTGATGGAGCTCTGAATGTTGATCTGACAGAGTTTCAGACCAACTTGGTGCCTTACCCTCGTATCCACTTCCCAATGGCCACCTATGCCCCGGTCATCTCTGCTGAGAAAGCCTACCATGAGCAGCTGTCTGTGTCTGAAATCACAAACGCCTGCTTCGAGCCAGCCAATCAGATGGTGAAGTGTGATCCTCGCCATGGTAAATACATGGCCTGCTGTCTGCTGTATCGAGGTGATGTGGCGCCAAAAGACGTCAACGCTGCCATTGCAGCCATTAAGACCAAACGCTCCATCCAGTTTGTGGACTGGTGCCCCACTGGCTTCAAGGTGGGCATCAACTACCAGCCTCCCTCTGTGGTTCCTGGAGGAGACGTGGCCAAAGTGCAGAGGGCCGTTTGCATGCTGAGCAACACCACTGCCATCTCTGAGGCCTGGGCCAGACTAAACTACAAGTTTGACCTCATGTACGCCAAGAGAGCCTTTGTCCACTGGTATGTTGGAGAGGGAATGGAGGAGGGAGAATTCTCAGAGGCCAGAGAGGACATGGCTGCCCTGGAGAAAGATTATGAAGAAGTTGGCGCTGATAGTGTGGAAGATGAGGGAGAGGAAGGAGAAGAATATTAA